A single genomic interval of Chloroflexota bacterium harbors:
- a CDS encoding alpha/beta fold hydrolase: protein MLEELIHFTNEGLRLYGMLHRPEGAGPHPAVMILHGFTGQRIEPHRLFVKLARQLTAAGVAALRFDFRGSGESEGEFADMTILGEVSDALAGLDWLAAQSGIDPDRLGVLGLSLGGCVAAITAGRRPEQVRALTLWSAVARPERIFRRRMDDFPAEQRPIRVERGYDIGGNILGDAFLAELPQVQPLAEVARYAGPALIVHGAQDDVVPPTDADAYEAALPGRVTKHIVAHADHTYNRASWEREVLQVSVDFFRSELQR from the coding sequence ATGCTGGAGGAACTGATCCATTTCACCAACGAGGGTCTGAGGCTGTATGGGATGCTTCACCGCCCCGAGGGGGCGGGCCCCCATCCCGCCGTGATGATCCTGCACGGGTTCACCGGACAGAGGATCGAGCCTCACCGCCTCTTCGTCAAGCTCGCGCGGCAGCTGACGGCAGCGGGAGTCGCGGCGCTACGCTTCGACTTCCGCGGCTCCGGCGAGAGCGAGGGTGAGTTCGCCGATATGACCATCCTGGGCGAGGTGAGCGACGCGCTGGCCGGGCTAGACTGGTTGGCGGCACAGTCCGGGATCGATCCGGATCGGCTGGGAGTCCTGGGGCTCAGCCTCGGGGGATGCGTGGCCGCCATCACCGCAGGGCGCAGGCCGGAGCAGGTCCGGGCGCTGACGCTGTGGTCGGCGGTCGCCCGGCCGGAGCGCATCTTCCGACGACGGATGGATGATTTCCCCGCAGAGCAGCGGCCCATACGGGTAGAGAGAGGGTACGACATCGGAGGGAACATCCTGGGCGACGCATTTCTGGCCGAGCTGCCGCAGGTGCAGCCGCTGGCCGAGGTGGCGCGCTATGCAGGCCCGGCGCTCATCGTCCACGGGGCCCAGGACGACGTGGTGCCGCCGACCGACGCCGACGCGTATGAGGCCGCGCTGCCAGGGAGGGTCACCAAACACATCGTGGCCCACGCGGATCACACCTACAACCGGGCGTCCTGGGAGCGAGAGGTACTCCAGGTGAGCGTGGATTTCTTCCGGAGTGAGTTGCAGAGATGA
- the tatA gene encoding twin-arginine translocase TatA/TatE family subunit has product MPNLGPMELIIILVIIIIIFGVGRLPEVGGALGKGIREFRKATQEGEEAKKELEEMAKEDAESQKDESA; this is encoded by the coding sequence ATGCCTAATCTCGGCCCCATGGAGTTGATCATCATCCTGGTGATCATCATCATCATCTTCGGCGTCGGCCGTCTACCGGAGGTCGGAGGCGCGTTGGGCAAGGGCATCCGCGAGTTCCGCAAGGCCACCCAGGAAGGGGAGGAGGCGAAGAAGGAGCTCGAGGAGATGGCCAAAGAGGACGCGGAGAGCCAGAAGGACGAGAGCGCGTAA
- a CDS encoding nucleoside/nucleotide kinase family protein, translating to MDFTGVWEALQAEPIYIDGFDRPLRVVAEEVRNAYLPLARRLWERQRALGRRMLVGISGLPGGGKTVTAATLARVLDALGRGRGERAIHLSLDGFHYPNAWLESHTGRDHDGRVVILRRIKGAPNTFDAEAAARLLRRVREGDEVVRFPVYSRALHDPVPDAVQVTAAHRIVVFEGNYLFLDTPPWPAVRELFDVRLFVETPEAARLRNLRERHLRGGKSPEEVDRQIRSVDQRNAALIAPSARYAHARLLRSADGMALVTVEGSLEFEG from the coding sequence ATGGACTTCACGGGCGTATGGGAGGCTTTGCAGGCGGAGCCCATCTACATCGATGGGTTTGACCGGCCGCTGCGCGTCGTGGCGGAGGAGGTCCGGAACGCCTATCTGCCATTGGCCCGGCGTCTATGGGAACGCCAGCGTGCGCTGGGGAGGCGGATGCTGGTGGGGATCAGCGGCCTCCCGGGTGGCGGCAAGACGGTCACGGCCGCCACGCTGGCGCGAGTGCTCGACGCGCTCGGACGGGGGCGTGGCGAGCGTGCCATCCACCTCAGCCTGGACGGGTTCCACTATCCAAACGCGTGGCTGGAATCGCACACGGGGCGTGATCACGATGGCCGGGTGGTGATTCTGCGGCGGATCAAGGGGGCTCCCAACACCTTCGATGCCGAGGCGGCCGCGCGGCTTCTGCGTCGTGTCCGGGAGGGTGACGAGGTCGTGCGTTTCCCCGTGTACAGTCGCGCGCTGCATGACCCCGTTCCCGACGCTGTGCAGGTGACGGCGGCCCATCGCATCGTCGTGTTCGAGGGGAACTACCTGTTCTTGGACACGCCTCCGTGGCCCGCGGTGCGTGAGTTGTTTGACGTGCGGCTGTTCGTGGAGACGCCGGAGGCCGCCCGGCTGCGTAATCTGCGAGAGCGTCATCTGCGTGGGGGGAAATCGCCCGAGGAGGTGGACCGACAGATTCGGTCGGTCGATCAGCGCAACGCGGCCCTGATCGCTCCCAGCGCCCGATACGCGCATGCCCGGCTTTTGCGCTCGGCCGATGGGATGGCCCTCGTGACGGTGGAGGGATCTTTGGAGTTCGAAGGATAA
- a CDS encoding glycoside hydrolase: protein MPAFQITDDRITVEADMFRVQVERRPPLLRVLRDGDEIWRSGPAFGRARYGDTWLAPRSLDEVRLTGEGVRMTAVTDDPDRPLSLILAVDEEGITVHWHADPAPDEWQDSAYLAPAGHWYGQGELFRGVYPLEQGMIHADPFITYDHGPDGLLCVQAGVWITSKGVGVILENDRDIAIGLNRPREPGVDEFAHRPLPDPGGQGDGLWSVAVRRQRYLAYRITVGRDLASVHRRHARRLGIPGHPPASELLRVPQWTTWAQFKEQIDQATVLRFAQEILEHGFPAGLFGIDDRWQVHYGDTEFDSERFPNPRELITMLQDMGFLVTLWVTPFINPDAANFVEGSRREYFIRHPDRDEPYLVRWWRGEGALVDFSNPEAADWWLGKLRMLQDRYGVDGFKFDAGEGNFVPADGVSARDIGRNGYSDAYVAWAAEHFRWCEVRTGWRSQRAPLLFRLWDKFSHWGEENGLRSIIPQTLHLGMAGYPFVFADMIGGNNYGSLRADKELLIRWAELCAALPAMQFSIAPWEFDEETVEICRRYARLHGELASAVDRAAREATSVGAPMVRPLCWRWDNELAYLCADQFLLGDTHCVAPVVKPGARSRDVLLPPGVWRDHWTDRQWEGPTLIRDYVAPLDRLPLFHREA, encoded by the coding sequence GTGCCTGCCTTTCAGATCACCGATGACCGGATCACCGTCGAGGCCGACATGTTTCGCGTGCAAGTGGAGCGTCGGCCCCCTCTGCTGCGTGTGCTGCGGGATGGGGACGAGATCTGGAGGAGTGGGCCCGCGTTCGGTCGGGCCCGTTATGGTGATACGTGGCTGGCGCCGCGTTCCTTGGACGAGGTGCGGCTGACCGGCGAGGGCGTGCGCATGACGGCGGTTACGGACGATCCGGATCGCCCTCTGTCCCTGATCCTGGCCGTCGATGAGGAAGGGATCACAGTGCACTGGCATGCGGACCCTGCCCCCGACGAGTGGCAGGATAGCGCCTACCTGGCGCCGGCCGGGCACTGGTATGGCCAGGGGGAGCTGTTCCGCGGCGTGTACCCGCTGGAGCAAGGGATGATTCACGCGGATCCGTTCATCACCTACGATCATGGGCCGGACGGCCTGCTTTGCGTTCAGGCGGGCGTCTGGATCACCAGCAAAGGCGTCGGCGTGATCCTGGAGAACGATCGGGACATCGCGATCGGTCTGAACCGGCCGCGCGAGCCCGGGGTCGATGAGTTCGCACATCGCCCTCTGCCGGATCCCGGCGGCCAGGGCGATGGCCTGTGGTCGGTGGCGGTGCGTCGTCAGCGCTATCTGGCCTATCGGATCACGGTCGGACGGGATCTCGCCTCCGTCCACCGGCGGCATGCCCGCCGGCTGGGCATCCCGGGCCATCCGCCCGCCTCTGAGCTGTTGCGCGTGCCCCAGTGGACGACCTGGGCGCAGTTCAAGGAGCAGATCGATCAGGCCACCGTGCTGCGGTTTGCCCAGGAGATCCTGGAACACGGCTTCCCGGCCGGTCTGTTCGGCATCGACGATCGCTGGCAGGTTCACTACGGCGACACGGAGTTCGATTCGGAGCGGTTCCCCAACCCCCGCGAGCTCATTACCATGCTCCAGGACATGGGGTTTCTGGTCACGCTATGGGTGACGCCGTTCATCAACCCGGATGCCGCCAACTTTGTGGAGGGAAGCCGAAGGGAATATTTCATCCGTCACCCGGACCGTGACGAACCCTATCTCGTCCGATGGTGGCGGGGCGAGGGCGCCCTGGTGGATTTCAGCAACCCGGAGGCGGCCGATTGGTGGCTGGGCAAGCTGCGGATGTTGCAGGATCGCTATGGCGTGGATGGCTTCAAGTTTGACGCCGGCGAAGGCAACTTCGTCCCCGCCGACGGCGTTTCCGCGCGGGACATCGGGCGGAACGGCTATAGCGATGCCTATGTGGCCTGGGCAGCCGAGCACTTCCGGTGGTGTGAGGTCCGCACCGGCTGGCGCTCTCAAAGAGCTCCACTGCTCTTCCGGCTGTGGGACAAGTTCAGCCATTGGGGCGAGGAGAACGGGTTGCGTTCCATTATCCCGCAGACGTTGCACCTGGGGATGGCCGGTTACCCGTTTGTGTTCGCCGACATGATCGGTGGAAACAACTACGGGAGCCTGCGGGCGGACAAGGAACTGCTGATCCGCTGGGCGGAGCTGTGCGCAGCGCTGCCGGCCATGCAGTTCTCCATCGCCCCGTGGGAGTTCGATGAGGAGACGGTGGAGATCTGTCGTCGCTATGCCCGGCTCCACGGAGAGCTCGCGTCGGCTGTCGATCGGGCTGCTCGTGAGGCTACGAGCGTGGGCGCTCCCATGGTTCGGCCGCTATGTTGGCGCTGGGACAACGAGCTCGCGTATCTGTGTGCGGATCAGTTTCTGTTGGGGGACACGCACTGTGTGGCGCCGGTGGTGAAGCCGGGGGCGCGCTCGCGAGACGTGTTGTTGCCGCCGGGCGTGTGGCGCGATCATTGGACGGATCGGCAGTGGGAGGGGCCGACGCTGATCCGCGATTATGTTGCCCCGCTGGATCGGTTGCCGCTCTTTCATCGCGAGGCGTAG
- a CDS encoding TIM barrel protein gives MLFPELPFLDRIDAAADAGLTAFEFWGWRDKDLEAIAQRQRARGLAVSVFSVEPNNILCDPAQHEAFLAGLEPSFAAARKLGCKTLIVLTGNERPGVPRSEQIDAVVDALRQAAPIAERSGMTLALEPLNPLVDHQGYLLNHADEGFAILDRVGSPAVKLLFDIYHQQITEGYLTARLTAHVDQIGHIHVADVPGRHEPGTGEIRYRFVLEQLAKAGYDGFIGLEFRPRKPTLEALQPIMQIVQDINQMVEGL, from the coding sequence ATGCTGTTCCCCGAGTTGCCGTTTCTGGATCGGATCGACGCCGCGGCCGATGCCGGGCTGACCGCCTTCGAGTTCTGGGGCTGGCGCGACAAGGACCTGGAGGCCATTGCGCAGCGTCAGCGGGCCCGGGGGCTGGCGGTCTCCGTCTTCTCCGTCGAGCCCAATAACATTCTCTGCGATCCGGCCCAGCACGAGGCCTTCCTGGCCGGGCTGGAGCCTTCCTTTGCCGCCGCTCGCAAGCTGGGATGCAAGACGTTGATCGTCCTCACCGGAAACGAGCGGCCTGGCGTCCCCCGATCGGAGCAGATCGACGCCGTAGTGGACGCGTTGCGCCAGGCAGCCCCCATCGCCGAGCGGTCGGGCATGACGCTGGCGTTGGAGCCGCTGAATCCGCTGGTGGACCACCAGGGCTATCTGTTGAACCATGCCGACGAGGGATTCGCCATTCTGGACCGGGTGGGCAGCCCGGCCGTCAAGCTCCTGTTCGACATCTACCACCAGCAGATCACGGAGGGCTATCTGACCGCCCGCTTGACCGCTCATGTGGACCAGATCGGCCATATCCACGTCGCCGATGTGCCGGGCCGTCATGAGCCGGGCACCGGCGAGATCCGCTATCGCTTCGTGTTGGAGCAGTTAGCGAAGGCCGGCTATGATGGATTCATCGGCCTGGAGTTCCGCCCGCGGAAGCCCACGCTGGAGGCGCTTCAGCCCATCATGCAGATCGTGCAGGACATCAATCAGATGGTGGAGGGCTTATGA
- a CDS encoding NUDIX domain-containing protein — protein sequence MADRESRKMDWPPKTIVCVGAVVLKGDRALWIRQAPGQSLSGQWSIPWGFLDPGEAPEIAALRETREEANVVAEVKGLLGIQNLSEDGGIGIVFLCRHIDGEPTPDGVETDRAAYLSLAEMDALDEPFEPWCGWLVRRVLGGQCRLIPPTSEHPYHPRLAFL from the coding sequence ATGGCTGATAGGGAGAGCCGCAAAATGGATTGGCCGCCCAAGACGATCGTGTGCGTGGGAGCCGTCGTCCTTAAAGGCGATCGTGCTCTCTGGATTCGTCAGGCGCCGGGACAATCCTTGTCGGGACAGTGGAGCATCCCCTGGGGGTTCCTCGACCCGGGTGAGGCGCCGGAGATCGCCGCGCTGCGAGAGACTCGGGAGGAGGCGAACGTCGTCGCCGAGGTGAAAGGCTTGCTGGGCATCCAGAATCTATCCGAGGATGGCGGGATCGGCATCGTCTTCCTGTGCCGCCACATTGACGGTGAGCCGACGCCGGACGGAGTAGAGACAGATCGGGCCGCTTACCTCTCTCTGGCGGAAATGGACGCTCTGGATGAGCCGTTTGAGCCCTGGTGCGGGTGGCTCGTGCGACGTGTGTTAGGCGGGCAGTGTCGTCTCATCCCGCCGACCAGCGAGCATCCCTACCATCCGAGGCTTGCTTTCTTATAA